A portion of the Gemmatimonas sp. genome contains these proteins:
- a CDS encoding succinate dehydrogenase/fumarate reductase iron-sulfur subunit, translating into MKITLNVWRQPASQAPGKLETYDLDGVSADMSFLEMFDMLNEKLTLEGKEPVAFAHDCREGICGSCAMMINGQAHGPWKGTATCQLHMRAFKDGDIITVEPWRASPFPIVKDLVVNRGAFDRIIQAGGYVSVNTGGARDANEILIGKDVLEESMDAAACIGCGACVAACPNASASLFTGAKITHLGLLPQGQPERDKRALAMVEQMDLEGFGHCTLAGECQEACPKEISIDVIKRMNRDYLLATAKRQEPRATVGSG; encoded by the coding sequence ATGAAGATCACGCTCAACGTGTGGCGCCAGCCGGCGTCGCAGGCTCCGGGCAAGCTGGAGACGTACGATCTCGACGGCGTGAGTGCCGACATGTCGTTCCTCGAGATGTTCGACATGCTCAACGAGAAGCTCACCCTCGAAGGAAAGGAACCCGTGGCCTTCGCGCACGACTGCCGCGAGGGGATCTGCGGCTCGTGCGCCATGATGATCAACGGGCAGGCGCATGGTCCCTGGAAGGGCACGGCCACCTGCCAGTTGCACATGCGGGCGTTCAAGGACGGGGACATTATCACCGTCGAGCCGTGGCGTGCGTCGCCGTTTCCCATCGTGAAGGATCTCGTGGTGAACCGAGGGGCGTTCGATCGCATCATCCAGGCGGGCGGCTACGTGTCGGTGAACACCGGCGGCGCCCGGGATGCCAATGAGATTCTCATTGGCAAGGACGTGCTGGAAGAGTCGATGGATGCGGCCGCGTGCATCGGCTGCGGCGCCTGCGTCGCCGCCTGTCCCAATGCGTCGGCCTCGCTGTTCACCGGCGCGAAGATCACGCACCTCGGGCTCTTGCCGCAGGGACAGCCGGAGCGTGACAAGCGCGCGCTGGCCATGGTGGAGCAGATGGATCTCGAGGGCTTCGGTCATTGCACCCTGGCCGGCGAGTGTCAGGAGGCGTGTCCCAAGGAGATCAGCATCGACGTGATCAAGCGCATGAACCGCGACTACCTGCTGGCCACCGCCAAGCGTCAGGAACCGCGGGCGACGGTCGGGTCGGGCTGA
- a CDS encoding twin-arginine translocation signal domain-containing protein — translation MMANTPRRDFLGRLAAFGATIGVLPSQALNAAPAPAADEASAATVEDPWMKRVAGTQRVVFHSHMPTDGLALRWAQTFLDTQKTVYGIREQDCTVMVGLNGRSIGWFFNDAMWAKYPSVGEVMGMPGTRNPMTESVAILARRNVLLLACGNSIRASGGRFLPPEQRTDRERTTMFAEEARKSLLPGVEVVPAMIVTLQQAQDRGLRYVYAGG, via the coding sequence ATGATGGCCAACACTCCCCGCCGTGATTTCCTCGGCCGTCTGGCCGCTTTCGGAGCGACGATTGGTGTGCTCCCCAGCCAGGCGCTCAACGCCGCGCCGGCACCCGCCGCTGACGAGGCGAGCGCGGCCACCGTGGAAGATCCGTGGATGAAGCGGGTGGCGGGCACCCAGCGGGTCGTATTTCACTCGCACATGCCCACCGATGGGCTCGCGCTGCGCTGGGCACAGACATTTCTCGACACGCAGAAGACCGTGTACGGGATCCGCGAGCAGGATTGCACCGTCATGGTCGGGCTCAACGGTCGCTCCATTGGCTGGTTCTTCAACGATGCGATGTGGGCCAAGTATCCGAGCGTCGGCGAGGTCATGGGTATGCCCGGGACCCGGAACCCGATGACCGAATCCGTCGCCATTCTTGCCCGCCGCAACGTCCTCCTGCTGGCGTGCGGCAACTCCATTCGCGCGTCGGGGGGGCGGTTTCTCCCCCCCGAGCAGCGCACCGATCGGGAACGCACGACCATGTTCGCCGAAGAGGCGCGGAAGAGCCTGCTCCCCGGCGTGGAAGTGGTGCCGGCGATGATCGTGACGCTGCAGCAGGCGCAAGACCGCGGTCTGCGCTACGTCTACGCCGGCGGCTGA
- a CDS encoding c-type cytochrome — translation MRRFLRWVWLAVICPVALGAQPRSGDPVRGLALLSAFRDSLPAYSGNGLRCVSCHLENGTRGRAMPWTATLSRYPRYRSRPGYEETIERRINECIARSLAGKMLHEDSREMRDMVAYIATLNGRPRHDRVDTVKLAGSVTRGRQGYAASCARCHGGEGQGMPALNAPAVWGRGSYSIGAGMARQFTLATFLKHNMPFDGVDTLSAQRAADIAAFVLSKARQDHPGKERDWPRGDPPADVAYATTAARRAGKPLPPPRPLLTRRVSPDSLPR, via the coding sequence ATGCGACGATTCCTCCGGTGGGTATGGTTGGCCGTGATTTGCCCGGTGGCGCTTGGCGCGCAGCCACGCTCCGGCGATCCGGTGCGTGGACTGGCGCTGCTCTCGGCGTTTCGCGACTCGCTCCCGGCCTACAGCGGAAATGGGCTGCGCTGCGTGAGCTGCCATCTGGAGAACGGCACGCGCGGGCGGGCGATGCCGTGGACGGCGACGCTGTCGCGCTACCCGCGCTATCGCAGCCGTCCCGGATATGAGGAAACGATCGAGCGGCGCATCAACGAGTGCATTGCGCGCAGCCTCGCCGGAAAGATGCTGCACGAGGACTCCCGCGAGATGCGCGACATGGTGGCGTACATCGCCACGCTCAACGGGCGGCCTCGCCACGACCGGGTGGACACCGTGAAGCTTGCCGGCAGCGTGACACGTGGCCGGCAAGGGTACGCCGCCAGCTGCGCCCGGTGCCACGGGGGCGAAGGGCAGGGGATGCCCGCTCTCAATGCACCGGCCGTATGGGGGCGCGGCAGCTACTCCATTGGCGCCGGTATGGCGCGCCAGTTCACGCTGGCCACCTTTCTCAAGCACAACATGCCGTTCGACGGCGTCGACACGTTGAGTGCGCAGCGAGCGGCGGACATTGCGGCCTTCGTGCTCAGCAAGGCCCGTCAGGATCACCCCGGCAAAGAGCGCGACTGGCCGCGTGGCGATCCTCCCGCCGATGTCGCCTATGCCACCACTGCCGCCCGTCGCGCCGGCAAGCCCCTGCCTCCTCCGCGCCCGTTGCTCACGCGGCGCGTTTCCCCAGACTCGCTCCCCCGATGA
- the dcd gene encoding dCTP deaminase, with amino-acid sequence MGLCSDRWITRMAREHGMIEPFEDRQVRQGVVSYGVSSYGYDMRVASEYRIFTNVLSSIVDPKQFDPKSFVEFEGDVCIVPPNSFALARSVEYFRIPRNVLTLTVGKSTYARCGIITNVTPFEPEWEGYVTLEISNTTPLPAKIYSNEGIAQVVFFTGDEEPEVSYGDKRGKYQGQHGVTLPRI; translated from the coding sequence ATGGGGCTCTGCTCAGACCGCTGGATCACGCGCATGGCGCGCGAGCACGGCATGATCGAACCGTTTGAAGACCGCCAGGTTCGCCAGGGGGTCGTGTCGTACGGCGTCAGCTCGTATGGCTACGACATGCGTGTGGCGTCGGAATACCGGATCTTCACGAATGTGCTCAGCTCGATCGTCGATCCCAAGCAGTTCGACCCGAAGAGCTTCGTCGAGTTCGAAGGCGATGTCTGCATCGTGCCACCCAACTCCTTCGCGCTGGCGCGAAGCGTGGAGTACTTCCGCATTCCGCGCAACGTGCTCACGCTCACCGTGGGCAAGAGCACCTATGCGCGGTGCGGCATCATCACCAACGTCACGCCCTTCGAACCCGAGTGGGAAGGCTACGTGACGCTCGAGATCTCCAACACCACGCCGCTGCCCGCGAAGATCTACTCGAACGAGGGAATCGCACAGGTGGTGTTCTTCACCGGGGACGAAGAGCCGGAGGTCAGCTATGGCGACAAGCGGGGGAAGTACCAGGGCCAGCACGGCGTGACCCTGCCCCGCATTTAG
- the ndhC gene encoding NADH-quinone oxidoreductase subunit A has protein sequence MLRTYLPVLLLLGFVILNAVLILGIAHLTTKAQPTAVKSQPYESGINPLGDARDRFSVKFYLVAMLFIVFDIETVFMIPWGVHYRQLSCSVPLVAKSCPAGQLSFFGLGEMLVFVLILVVGFIYVWKKGALTWD, from the coding sequence ATGCTACGCACCTATCTGCCGGTCCTGCTGCTTCTTGGCTTCGTGATCCTCAACGCGGTGCTGATCCTTGGCATCGCACACCTCACGACGAAGGCCCAGCCCACCGCGGTCAAGTCCCAGCCGTACGAGTCCGGCATCAATCCGCTGGGCGATGCCCGCGATCGATTCTCAGTGAAGTTCTACCTGGTCGCGATGCTGTTCATCGTCTTCGACATCGAGACGGTGTTCATGATCCCGTGGGGCGTGCACTACCGCCAGCTGTCGTGCTCGGTGCCCCTCGTGGCGAAGAGCTGCCCCGCCGGTCAGCTGTCGTTCTTCGGCCTGGGTGAGATGCTGGTGTTCGTGCTCATTCTTGTGGTCGGCTTCATCTACGTCTGGAAGAAGGGAGCGCTCACGTGGGACTGA